The DNA window TCTTGCAAAGGGTGAAGTCGGTCTCCGTACCGCCAAAAAATCGCCCGTTCTGCGTGAGTTCGCAGAGGCGAGTTCCTCGCCCATATCCGTTCCCACTTTGGGGAGAAGCTGCCACGATCCAATACACGAAGCTGGCGTGAAGATGCTGATAGCTTCAAGCCGCTGCAGGACATTCGCTTAACGAGGTCAGCGCTGAAACCGTGAACAAGTTTGTGCAGCACCCTTAAGGGCTTGAATTTTGAGGTGTCGACATGAACCGAAAGCTGCAGTGCTCCGACGTGTGTTCAAGCTTGCACGAGAGTGGGAACGCTCTGCTCGGGCTCTTCCGATCGTGAGGATGCTGCCTGGTGAGAAGCGCCGGAACGCGTTCTCTCTTTGGAAGAGGAACAGTCCTACCTGAAAGCGGCCGCAGATCTTGGCGACGGCATGATTTCCGCGCACGAAAGAGCTTGCAAAGGAATTCGCGCGACGCAGAGAGGGCTGGAGCCGATCAAGCCGCGAGATCCATACCTACTCCATCACTTGGCTGTCGTTCTCGCAGATTGCGCACTGAGGCCTGAGGAAGCGTATCGATTGAGATGGTCGGAATACCGCGATGGCTCCCTATATGTTGCTCATGGAAAGACTGCAAATGCACGTCGCGTCATTCCTGTGACGGAGCGAGTGAAAGCAGTACTCGACATGCGCACTCGTTCAGAGACTAGTGAATGGGTGTTTGCCGCGCCGACGAAATCCGGCCACGTCGAACAGTCAACCGTAAAGAAGCAACACGCCAAGGCTTGCAAGGCCGCGAAGGTCGTTCCGTTTGTCTTGTACACCTTCCGGCACACCCGACTTACGAGGTGGGCTGAAGTGATGGACCCCTACACGCTGGCGCACTTGGCGGGCATTCAGACTTCAGTACAACGCGGCGCTATGTGCATCCGAGGGAAGAAACGGTACGGGAAGCGATGAGAAAGGCCGAAGAGGTGCAGACTAGGCACAAATCCGGGCACAGTGCCAAGTCGGAGGAGTTTGGGGCTGAGAGGGATGGGGAGCTAATCAACTGAAGGGGAAGGGGTTGAATGGTGCACCCGGAGAGATTCGAACTCCCGACCCTTTGGTTCGAAGCCAAATGCTCTATCCAACTGAGCTACAGGTGCACGTAGATTTAATATAGCGAAGTGTTTGGACTTCGGCCAGCGAATCTCCATTGCGTTCGATTTCGCTGTTGCGATCCCAGAAACGGACAACACTTTTGATTGCCTCTCTCCTCCTTTCAGTGACTTAGCTTGGTGACGAAGGTGCATGTGCAAGCAACCACAATGTTTGCCCAAGAATTTCGCCATTCTCTCCGAGCACTCCAGCGTAGTTTTGGGTTTGCTTTGACTGCCGTACTGACCCTTGCCATTGGTATTGGGACCAGTACGGCCATGTTCATGATCGTTGATTCCGTACTCCTGCAGCCGCTGCGCTATCGGGATAGCGGACGGTTGGTCGCAGTCTGGGAACAGGTTCAGACACTAGCCTTGGGTCCCATTGGTCCGAATCCGCGCCATGTGGATTTCTGGACGAAGCGTTCGAAAACGATCGAATCCTTTGCCTTGGTGCAGCAGGCTTCCATCGGTCTCTCCATTCCCGGAGCGGATCATCCGCAGTTGGTCGGCGTGGTGAGTGCTTCTGCCGAACTCTTCAATACCCTGCAGGTGAAGCCCCTGCTCGGACATGGCTTTCTGCCCGAGCAGGGATTGGAGGCCCGGGATTCTGTGGCGGTGTTGAGCTACTCTCTTTGGCAGAACTCTTTTGGTGGTGATCCTCAGATCATCGGGAAGACCGTCAGGCTTGGCGAGGTTTCGAGGCAGGTGGTGGGCGTGCTTCCCCCTCAGTTTCACTTCCCAAACCGGAATGCACTCCGCGCCTTCCAATCGAAGCAAACAGCCAGCCACGTGCCGGAGCCGTCCATTTTCGTCCCCTTGCTTTTGATTGGAAGGGATTCAGCTGGAACGGCGAATATGGGAACTGTGCGTGCGATCTCCGATGACGCTCGGACGACGGCATGCTGTAAAGGTTGCAGGAAAGCCCGTAGGGCCCCCGGGCGGCTAGTCGGGATCGAGGCAACCAACTGTGCCTCGATCGCATCCAGTTCCGATTGTGCGGTCTGCATCCGGACTCCCGTCCGCAGCCGGGCCAGCGCCACCCAGTTCCCATATTCGCCGTTCCAGCTGAATCCCTTCCAATCAAAAGCAACGGGACGAAAATGGACGGCTCCGGCACGTGGCTGGCTGTTTGCTTCGATTGGAAGGCGCGGAGTGCATTCCGGTTTGGGGAAGTGAAACTGAGGGGGAAGCACGCCCACCACCTGCCTCGAAACCTCGCCAAGCCTGACGGTCTTCCCGATGATCTGAGGATCACCACCAAAAAGAGTTTCTGCCAAAGAGAGTAGCTTCCAACACCGCCACAGAATCCGGGCCTCCAATCCCTGCTCGGGCAGAAAGCCATGTCCGAGCAGGGGCTTCACCTGCAGGGTATTGAAGAGTTCGGCAGAAGCACTCACCCACGCCGACCAAGCTGCGGATGATCCGCTCCGGGAATGGAGAGACCGGATGGAAGCCTGCTGCACCAAAGGCAAAGGATTCGATCGTTTTCGAACGCTTCGTCCAGAAATCCACATGGCGCGGATTCGGACCAATGGGACCCAAGGCTAGTGTCTGAACCTGTTCCCAGACTGCGACCAACCGTCCGCTATCCCGATAGCGCAGCGGCTGCAGGAGTACGGAATCAACGATCATGAACATGGCCGTACTGGTCCCAATACCATGGCAAGGGTCAGTACGGCAGTCAAAGCAAACCCAAAACTACGCTGGAGTGCTCGGAGAGAATGGCGAAATTCTTGGGCAAACATTGTGGTTGCTTGCACATGCACCTTCGTCACCAAGCTAAGTCACTGAAAGGAGGAGAGAGGCAATCAAAAGTGTTGTCCG is part of the Bryobacter aggregatus MPL3 genome and encodes:
- a CDS encoding tyrosine-type recombinase/integrase, which encodes MISAHERACKGIRATQRGLEPIKPRDPYLLHHLAVVLADCALRPEEAYRLRWSEYRDGSLYVAHGKTANARRVIPVTERVKAVLDMRTRSETSEWVFAAPTKSGHVEQSTVKKQHAKACKAAKVVPFVLYTFRHTRLTRWAEVMDPYTLAHLAGIQTSVQRGAMCIRGKKRYGKR
- a CDS encoding ABC transporter permease → MFAQEFRHSLRALQRSFGFALTAVLTLAIGIGTSTAMFMIVDSVLLQPLRYRDSGRLVAVWEQVQTLALGPIGPNPRHVDFWTKRSKTIESFALVQQASIGLSIPGADHPQLVGVVSASAELFNTLQVKPLLGHGFLPEQGLEARDSVAVLSYSLWQNSFGGDPQIIGKTVRLGEVSRQVVGVLPPQFHFPNRNALRAFQSKQTASHVPEPSIFVPLLLIGRDSAGTANMGTVRAISDDARTTACCKGCRKARRAPGRLVGIEATNCASIASSSDCAVCIRTPVRSRASATQFPYSPFQLNPFQSKATGRKWTAPARGWLFASIGRRGVHSGLGK